In the genome of Halostella limicola, one region contains:
- a CDS encoding FUN14 domain-containing protein, protein MEVLDPQQLGLEFGSGAVIGAVIGFAAKKIAKLLAIIVGLELALFKFLEAKGILSVDWNRLSNGLLKTGEKVEDPGWIQPIISTLSIGVGFTGGFMVGFRKG, encoded by the coding sequence ATGGAAGTACTCGATCCGCAGCAACTGGGCCTCGAGTTCGGGAGCGGGGCCGTCATCGGAGCCGTCATCGGCTTCGCGGCGAAGAAGATCGCCAAGCTCCTCGCCATCATCGTCGGCCTCGAACTGGCCCTGTTCAAGTTCCTCGAGGCGAAGGGGATCCTCTCGGTCGACTGGAACCGGCTCTCGAACGGCCTGCTGAAAACCGGCGAGAAGGTCGAGGACCCCGGCTGGATCCAGCCGATCATCTCGACGCTCTCGATCGGCGTCGGCTTCACCGGCGGCTTCATGGTCGGCTTCCGGAAGGGATAG
- the hflX gene encoding GTPase HflX has product MKAIIAKRVDSGTADTEEIRDLARAAGYTVVDEVTQTREEDPALELGEGKVEELARKVERTGAGTVVFDNRLGPYQTFNLGKNLPEGVEVVDRFTLILDIFGQRAQTRKAQLQVELAELRYELPRAEAKASLAKRDERPGFMGLGEYDESREQDIKARISRIKDELEKIEQTEEHRRAQRRESGFDLVALAGYTNAGKSTLMRRLAADLDVDENEDLHPDLDETAESEDRLFTTLGTTTRRMDMDRRDVLLTDTVGFISDLPHWLVESFKSTLDEVYQADLVLLVVDVSEPIEEIREKLITCHDTLYERNQAPIVTVLNKIDVVDHEELAEKREALSALAPNPVAVSGKEGISVGELRNRIDRELPDWERETLVMPMTDGTMSVVSWLHDHARVEDVTYGDGDVAIEFEARPEIVEQSRAKASDLSIPESA; this is encoded by the coding sequence ATGAAAGCGATAATCGCCAAACGCGTCGACTCCGGCACCGCCGACACCGAGGAGATCCGGGACCTGGCCCGCGCGGCCGGGTACACCGTGGTCGACGAGGTGACCCAGACACGCGAGGAGGACCCCGCGCTAGAACTCGGCGAGGGGAAGGTCGAGGAGCTCGCCCGGAAGGTCGAGCGGACCGGCGCCGGGACGGTCGTCTTCGACAACCGCCTCGGCCCCTACCAGACGTTCAACCTCGGGAAGAACCTCCCGGAGGGCGTCGAGGTGGTCGACCGCTTCACGCTCATCCTGGACATCTTCGGACAGCGCGCCCAGACGCGGAAGGCGCAGCTGCAGGTCGAACTCGCCGAACTGCGCTACGAACTGCCGCGCGCGGAGGCGAAAGCAAGCCTCGCCAAGCGCGACGAGCGCCCCGGCTTCATGGGGCTCGGCGAGTACGACGAGAGCCGCGAGCAGGACATCAAGGCCCGAATCAGCCGGATCAAGGACGAACTTGAGAAGATCGAGCAGACCGAGGAGCACCGGCGCGCCCAGCGCCGGGAGTCCGGGTTCGACCTCGTCGCGCTCGCCGGGTACACGAACGCGGGCAAGTCCACGCTGATGCGCCGCCTCGCGGCGGACCTGGACGTCGACGAGAACGAGGACCTCCACCCGGACTTGGACGAGACGGCCGAGTCCGAGGACCGGCTGTTCACGACGCTCGGCACCACGACGCGCCGGATGGACATGGACCGCCGGGACGTCCTCCTCACCGACACGGTCGGGTTCATCAGCGACCTCCCCCACTGGCTCGTCGAGTCGTTCAAGTCCACGCTGGACGAGGTGTACCAGGCCGACCTCGTCCTGCTCGTCGTCGACGTGAGCGAGCCGATCGAGGAGATCCGCGAGAAGCTCATCACCTGTCACGACACGCTGTACGAGCGCAATCAGGCGCCCATCGTCACCGTCCTGAACAAGATCGACGTGGTCGACCACGAGGAGCTCGCGGAGAAGCGCGAGGCGCTGTCCGCGCTCGCTCCCAACCCCGTCGCCGTCAGCGGCAAGGAGGGCATCAGCGTGGGCGAACTCCGGAACCGCATCGACCGCGAACTCCCCGACTGGGAGCGCGAGACGCTCGTCATGCCGATGACCGACGGGACGATGAGTGTCGTGTCGTGGCTCCACGACCACGCCCGCGTCGAGGACGTCACCTACGGCGACGGCGACGTGGCGATCGAGTTCGAGGCCCGGCCCGAAATCGTCGAGCAGTCCCGCGCGAAGGCGTCCGACCTGTCGATCCCGGAGTCGGCGTAG
- a CDS encoding acyl-CoA thioesterase, whose translation MSTLLDTYIENRNRVQPNHANNYGTAHGGNVMKWMDEVGAMTAMRHAGESCVTASIDHMDFRKPVPTGDVVVVEAYAYESGRTSVKTRIRAFRENPRTGEREQTTESQFVFVAVDADGSPTEVPELTVESERGEKLRDAAVKAEREENAE comes from the coding sequence ATGTCGACGCTGCTGGACACGTACATCGAGAACCGCAACCGCGTGCAGCCGAACCACGCGAACAACTACGGCACGGCCCACGGGGGCAACGTCATGAAGTGGATGGACGAGGTCGGCGCGATGACGGCGATGCGCCACGCGGGCGAATCCTGCGTGACGGCCAGCATCGACCACATGGACTTCCGCAAGCCCGTGCCGACCGGCGACGTGGTCGTGGTCGAGGCGTACGCCTACGAGTCGGGGCGCACGAGCGTGAAGACGCGCATCCGAGCGTTCCGGGAGAACCCGAGGACCGGCGAGCGCGAGCAGACGACCGAGTCGCAGTTCGTCTTCGTCGCCGTCGACGCGGACGGGTCGCCGACGGAAGTGCCGGAACTGACGGTCGAGAGCGAGCGGGGCGAGAAGCTACGCGACGCGGCGGTGAAAGCGGAGCGAGAAGAGAACGCGGAGTAG
- a CDS encoding NAD(P)H-dependent flavin oxidoreductase: MGRSMDTELTDLLGIDQPVVQAPIGSATCPELAAAVSDAGGLGHLAVTWRSLAETRRVVERTRDLTDRPFAVNLVLDEATTRHPTDEHLDAVLDAGARIVSLSFGDAAAHVDRIHDAGGIVLQTVGSAAEAAAAEAAGVDAVVAQGWEAGGHVQSEVATMPLVPRVADAVDVPVVAAGGIADGRGIAAALALGGDGAWLGTRFLATEEANAHRAYRERVADADETETVYTDLFEKGWPGTPHRVVENETVERFRAAGEPLPGDRPGEEEVVARSADGDPIERYDEALATPGVEGDVDQMALFAGQSAGLTDEVRSAGDVVADLVAETEAAVVRLAADRE; the protein is encoded by the coding sequence GTGGGACGGAGCATGGACACCGAGTTGACCGATCTGCTGGGGATCGACCAGCCCGTCGTGCAGGCGCCGATCGGGAGCGCGACGTGTCCGGAACTCGCCGCGGCGGTGTCGGACGCCGGCGGACTGGGCCACCTCGCCGTGACGTGGCGGAGCCTTGCGGAGACGCGGCGCGTCGTCGAGCGCACTCGCGACCTGACCGACCGGCCGTTCGCGGTGAACCTCGTCCTCGACGAGGCGACGACCCGACATCCGACCGACGAACACCTCGACGCCGTCCTCGATGCGGGCGCTCGGATCGTCTCGCTGTCGTTCGGCGACGCGGCGGCGCACGTCGACCGAATCCACGACGCGGGCGGGATCGTCCTCCAGACCGTCGGGAGCGCGGCGGAAGCGGCGGCGGCCGAGGCGGCGGGCGTCGACGCTGTGGTTGCGCAGGGGTGGGAGGCGGGCGGCCACGTTCAGAGCGAGGTTGCGACGATGCCGCTGGTGCCGCGCGTGGCCGACGCCGTCGACGTCCCGGTCGTCGCCGCCGGCGGCATCGCCGACGGTCGCGGGATCGCCGCGGCGCTGGCGCTCGGGGGCGACGGCGCGTGGCTGGGGACGCGCTTTCTCGCCACGGAGGAGGCGAACGCCCACCGCGCGTACCGCGAGCGCGTGGCCGACGCCGACGAGACGGAGACGGTCTACACCGACCTCTTCGAGAAGGGGTGGCCCGGGACCCCGCACCGCGTCGTCGAGAACGAGACGGTCGAGCGCTTTCGGGCGGCGGGCGAACCATTGCCGGGCGACCGCCCGGGCGAGGAGGAGGTCGTCGCGAGATCGGCCGACGGGGACCCCATCGAGCGGTACGACGAGGCGCTGGCGACGCCCGGCGTAGAGGGCGATGTCGACCAGATGGCGCTGTTCGCCGGACAGAGCGCGGGCCTGACGGACGAGGTCCGATCGGCGGGAGACGTCGTTGCCGACCTCGTCGCCGAGACCGAGGCGGCGGTCGTCCGCCTGGCGGCGGACCGCGAGTGA
- the moaC gene encoding cyclic pyranopterin monophosphate synthase MoaC, translating into MVDVGDKPDSARRAVARGRIHLQPSTVDAVREDGIEKGDVLATARVGAVQAVKHTWETIPMCHQIPITNVDTEFDVEEDGIELTVAVETTGKTGCEMEALEGVTTGLNVVWDMVKAAEKDADGQYPDTGIEDVRVVSKEKRTPE; encoded by the coding sequence ATGGTCGACGTCGGCGACAAGCCCGACTCGGCGCGGCGGGCGGTCGCACGCGGCCGGATACACCTTCAGCCGTCGACCGTCGACGCCGTCCGGGAGGACGGGATCGAGAAGGGCGACGTGCTGGCGACGGCTCGCGTCGGGGCGGTTCAGGCCGTCAAACACACCTGGGAGACGATCCCGATGTGCCACCAGATCCCGATCACGAACGTCGACACCGAGTTCGACGTGGAGGAGGACGGGATCGAACTGACAGTCGCGGTGGAGACGACGGGCAAGACCGGCTGCGAGATGGAGGCGCTTGAGGGGGTGACGACCGGACTGAACGTCGTCTGGGACATGGTGAAGGCCGCGGAGAAGGACGCGGACGGCCAGTACCCGGACACCGGCATCGAGGACGTGCGCGTCGTCTCGAAGGAGAAGCGGACGCCGGAGTAG
- a CDS encoding NAD(P)H-hydrate dehydratase translates to MITSDRMAAVDENAAALGVPRKQLMESSGNAVAREIRETAEPGDKVVVVAGRGNNGGDAFVAARFLDEFDVTTLLLGRADNIGTDIARENWEALQSAEADALEVKDSTAVDLPEADVVVDAMLGTGVTGALREPMATAARAINASDATVVAVDVPSGVDADTGESEGVAVDADRVVTFHDMKPGLDEVDAEVRVADIGIPDAAELFVERGDLLALSRDPQSHKGDHGEVLVVGGGPYTGAPALSAQSALRAGADLVRVAAPETVAREIQGYQESLIVRGLPGDRLQPGHVDRLLDLAADHDAVVFGPGLGHAEETNAAAREFLSSYDGTCVVDADPLREVPEVETDADLICTPHQGELEAMGGETADDWRERVDLVESYAAELGVTLLVKGAHDVVSDGDTTRVGRTGNPGMTVGGTGDVLAGITGALASGHDPVTAAGIAAFVNGRAGDLVVDDQGYGLLPTDLLGRIPEAMWGEEVNPRE, encoded by the coding sequence ATGATCACGAGCGACAGGATGGCCGCCGTCGACGAGAACGCCGCGGCGCTGGGCGTGCCGCGCAAGCAGCTCATGGAGTCCAGCGGCAACGCGGTCGCCCGCGAGATCCGCGAGACCGCCGAGCCCGGCGACAAGGTCGTCGTCGTCGCCGGACGAGGCAACAACGGCGGCGACGCGTTCGTCGCCGCGCGTTTTCTCGACGAGTTCGACGTGACGACGCTACTGCTGGGCCGTGCCGACAACATCGGGACCGACATCGCCCGCGAGAACTGGGAGGCGCTGCAAAGCGCCGAGGCGGACGCCCTCGAGGTGAAAGACTCCACGGCGGTCGACCTGCCCGAGGCGGACGTCGTCGTGGACGCGATGCTCGGCACGGGCGTCACGGGCGCGCTCCGCGAGCCGATGGCGACGGCCGCCCGCGCGATCAACGCCAGCGACGCGACGGTCGTCGCCGTCGACGTGCCCTCGGGGGTCGACGCAGACACCGGCGAGAGCGAGGGCGTCGCCGTCGACGCGGACCGCGTCGTCACGTTCCACGACATGAAGCCCGGACTGGACGAGGTCGACGCCGAGGTGCGCGTCGCGGACATCGGCATCCCTGACGCCGCCGAGCTGTTCGTCGAGCGCGGCGACCTGCTCGCGCTCTCGCGGGACCCCCAGAGCCACAAGGGCGACCACGGCGAGGTGCTCGTGGTCGGCGGAGGTCCGTACACCGGCGCGCCGGCGCTCTCGGCGCAGTCCGCGCTCCGGGCCGGCGCCGACCTAGTTCGGGTCGCCGCTCCCGAGACGGTCGCGCGGGAGATCCAGGGCTATCAGGAGAGCCTGATCGTCCGCGGGTTGCCGGGCGACCGCCTCCAGCCGGGCCACGTCGACCGCCTGCTGGACCTCGCGGCCGACCACGACGCCGTCGTGTTCGGCCCGGGACTGGGCCACGCCGAGGAGACGAACGCGGCGGCCCGGGAGTTCCTGTCGTCGTACGACGGTACCTGCGTCGTCGACGCGGACCCGCTCCGGGAGGTCCCAGAGGTGGAGACCGATGCCGACCTCATCTGCACGCCCCATCAGGGCGAACTGGAGGCGATGGGCGGCGAGACGGCCGACGACTGGCGCGAACGCGTGGACCTCGTGGAGTCGTACGCCGCAGAACTCGGCGTGACCTTGCTCGTGAAAGGCGCCCACGACGTGGTGTCGGACGGCGACACGACCCGCGTCGGCCGCACGGGCAACCCCGGGATGACGGTCGGCGGCACCGGCGACGTGCTCGCGGGGATCACCGGCGCGCTGGCGAGCGGGCACGACCCGGTGACTGCGGCGGGCATCGCGGCGTTCGTCAACGGCCGCGCCGGCGACCTCGTCGTCGACGACCAGGGGTACGGCCTGCTCCCGACGGACCTGCTCGGTCGGATCCCCGAGGCGATGTGGGGCGAGGAGGTGAATCCCCGTGAGTGA
- a CDS encoding cupredoxin domain-containing protein codes for MDRRTFLRSAVVLSTPLIAGCNDGGGENDDESDGGGNPTVTVGEESFDPRRLDVDEGTEVEWVNETDTDHTIVSGRFRDESEEWDLELEVESGGSGVHSFDSAGIYEYHCDVHGAQSMCGVVLVGDATLEGDLPCE; via the coding sequence ATGGACCGACGCACGTTTCTGCGCAGCGCGGTAGTGCTTTCGACGCCGCTGATCGCCGGCTGTAACGACGGCGGCGGCGAAAACGACGACGAGAGCGACGGCGGCGGGAACCCGACGGTCACCGTCGGCGAGGAATCGTTCGATCCCCGCCGGCTCGACGTCGACGAAGGGACCGAAGTGGAGTGGGTCAACGAGACCGACACCGACCACACCATCGTGAGCGGCCGGTTCCGCGACGAGTCGGAGGAGTGGGACCTCGAACTCGAGGTCGAGAGCGGCGGGAGCGGCGTCCACAGCTTCGACTCCGCCGGTATCTACGAGTATCACTGCGACGTCCACGGCGCACAGTCGATGTGCGGCGTCGTCCTCGTCGGCGACGCGACGCTTGAGGGCGACCTGCCCTGCGAGTGA
- a CDS encoding RNA-binding protein, with product MSSVPFHYVDLRAFCYATEDEKRVEAALRTFLPEEYPVDRVESEGHHGDRIVVLSARVENADDVRHALDRVMELDDIDTVVDELDERVTDNTELFMHLDKQAAFNGDIALGEGITFRAKVEAYPAKKEAAVENARDALTED from the coding sequence ATGTCGAGCGTCCCGTTTCACTACGTCGACCTCCGCGCGTTCTGCTACGCCACCGAGGACGAGAAGCGCGTCGAGGCGGCGCTGCGGACGTTCCTCCCCGAGGAGTACCCCGTCGACCGCGTCGAGAGCGAGGGCCATCACGGCGACCGCATCGTCGTCCTGTCCGCCCGCGTCGAGAACGCCGACGACGTCCGGCACGCGCTCGACCGGGTCATGGAACTCGACGACATCGACACCGTCGTCGACGAACTCGACGAGCGCGTCACCGACAACACCGAACTGTTCATGCATCTCGACAAGCAGGCGGCGTTCAACGGCGACATCGCCCTCGGCGAGGGGATCACCTTCCGCGCGAAGGTCGAGGCCTACCCCGCGAAGAAGGAGGCCGCCGTCGAGAACGCCCGGGACGCGCTGACCGAGGACTGA
- a CDS encoding tudor domain-containing protein: MSFEEDDRVVLNDEHSEHDGEEGTITQVMDTMFGDSTYTVSFEDGQETGVPEDSLESAEE, from the coding sequence ATGAGCTTCGAAGAGGACGACCGCGTAGTCCTGAACGACGAGCACAGCGAGCACGACGGCGAGGAGGGTACGATCACGCAGGTGATGGACACGATGTTCGGCGACAGCACCTACACCGTCAGCTTCGAGGACGGCCAGGAGACGGGCGTCCCCGAGGACTCCCTCGAATCCGCAGAGGAGTAA
- the pyrI gene encoding aspartate carbamoyltransferase regulatory subunit — MSDHELRVSKIRSGTVIDHIPGGQALNVLAILDIDGSGGEEVSIGMNVPSDRLGRKDIVKVEGRELSQDEVDVLSLIAPDATINIVRDYDVVDKHRLERPSHVSGVLECPNRNCISTDDEPIDSKFEVLPDGVRCEYCETIIREDIPDHIRSA, encoded by the coding sequence ATGAGCGACCACGAACTCCGCGTCAGCAAGATCCGGAGCGGCACCGTCATCGACCACATCCCCGGCGGGCAGGCGCTGAACGTCCTCGCGATCCTCGACATCGACGGGAGCGGTGGCGAGGAGGTCAGCATCGGGATGAACGTCCCGAGCGACCGACTCGGCCGCAAGGACATCGTGAAGGTCGAGGGGCGCGAACTCAGCCAGGACGAGGTCGACGTCCTGTCGCTCATCGCCCCGGACGCGACGATCAACATCGTCCGCGACTACGACGTGGTCGACAAGCACCGCCTCGAACGCCCGTCCCACGTCAGCGGCGTGCTGGAGTGTCCGAACCGCAACTGCATCAGCACCGACGACGAGCCGATCGACTCGAAGTTCGAGGTGCTCCCCGACGGCGTCCGATGCGAGTACTGCGAGACGATCATTCGGGAGGACATCCCCGACCACATCCGGTCCGCGTGA